The sequence CGGTGGTGTTTTCCCGCTCTGAACcgcagaagagagagagaggagctgcaggcagGATGTAGACACTGTGCTGCACTGCTTTGAGATGAACAGGGGTATCACATAGCACAAGCCCAGAGCTTGTTTACTGTGCCATCACAGTCTCTTTGAAGTAGAGCcaaactgattaattgataacatttgctaaacagtttgttttagaTGGGGATGGATTATATATCAttatctgtttgtttaattttatctGACTGTTGTCAAGGTGGTGAAGAAATATGTAAAAAGACCTCTAAGTACATATGGTGTCTTCTTACATATTGGGTGAAGACGTCATTGAGAATAAATGGTTAAATTTGTGTTCACCGTAAGTGTTTTgctgagacattttgttttcttgccagAGACGGCCAGATTTCTGATTTTGCACtctctcgtttttttttttttccacttgcaGGAAGATTTTCTCTGATGAGAAAGGCAAACTGGAGGAGGCAGACTTATCAAACGCCGTGACGGAGATCGCTGCAGAACACAACAGTGTCATACAGACAAACCCCACTGAGAGCAAAGCATGATGGGCCGGGGGAAAACCCCAGCCCAACCCGAAACATTTTTTGCAGCAGCATCGAGTGAGAAACACTGCAGGAGTTTTGATTTCCAGTGCCCTTAACtacatgtttaaaacaacacacacacacacacgcacacacacacacacacacgtcgaTTGGTTAGAGCGCACTTTGGCTGTGCTTCGTTACTGGTTCGTTCATGAAATGTTTACTACACCCAAGGAGTTTATCTTTAGGTCAGAAGagatttatcttatttttttattgttattttatttaactaGTCAGGACAAAGAGATCGTTAAGAATTATCTCTTATTATAATGATCGCTCGGTAAATATGTGAAATTAGACTACTTTCCTTTGCGCTTTGAGTTTGAGTTACAAGCGCACACAAGTAGTGAATTatgagaaatgtaaaaaaacaaaaactgactatatttagaaattatttttcttattttcatgttcaaatgtgaaactgtttgctttttttttttttttttaagtttcgACTCTTATTTTGGTGGGCTAGTCTCATTAAATAGCTTGTTCTGCATGTCTGACCCGCAAGTGGTTGTATGGTTGTAAAGTTTTGTTTACAAGGTTTCTGATTTCGCTTTGTCCGTTACAGGGATGTGTCATCTctcgcagacacacactggcatCGATTAAACATAGGCTCGAGTTCAGTGTTGGGATTAGAACcttgtttgttatgtttatgAAAACACAGGATTAACCCAAAGcctgctgcaggaggaagaagacCGACGGGAGAACCGCACACACtgaaagggtgtgtgtgtgcatcatcaGATCACATTTGGCCCATTTTACGATCAGATGtattcagtcagtcactgaTGCTCAGCCAAGGGATGAAGAACCGCAAATCAAGCGAATGTCTTATGATCTTGCGCTAAATATAAGCCAAGTATTTGTTTGGAGGGCAACAACTACAATAGCTATTGTTTCTTCCTCACATGAAAGCAGATCAGAGGTCTGGCTTCGTactttgagttgtgtttttgaagcaaaaaaaaaagaaaaaaaaaaaaagaaagaaagaaaaagaaaagcatttttgtactatttaaaaactacaaaagatttattttccatttcctgCCTGCAAGCTTGTGCACCGTGCCTGTGTGTCAATAGATTGTCTCGTCATCAGTTTCTATGATAATCTGCATAGCTTTGTCGTGAGAGAGTTAGcctattctttttatttaatatattgtATTATTCGAAGAAAAGTATGATAAATGGACTAATGTGGTCATTATAACACGTGTAGTGTATAAAACTGTCCGTCTCTGGTCACAGCACTATATATTGCCAGCTGTAGTGAAGGGAGGTGTTTTGAGCCTTGGCATGAATTCAGCCAGTACTTCATAATGTATAACTATAAAGGCAGATAGACGTGCCCATGTTCGTTTGGGGGGAAAATATCATATctcaaattaatttaatgagTGTTACCTTAGGGGCTTGTTCTGGCGTCACtgcacattgttttcatttcccccccccctcccgtTGTTATTAAAGTGTTCTGTAATGTGGtctttggatttcttttttttttttttttcttaattttttgtcttttttgtacaAAAATCACTCACCAAGAGCGACTGCTTGACAAGTTGAGGATGCCACTGGCAGGAAGCAGGGTGGTCCAtctgaaacaggaaatcaaaccttgtttttttttttgtttgtttgtttgtttgtttaaagataAAGCTTTAGATAATACACGTAAGGAGAGAACTGAACACGACGTGTGATGTATAGCAGAGTGATGTGAGTTTTACTCACCTTTCTGATGTTAACAGACCACCTTGCTCCCTCATCTCTGGATGttccttttggttttattgGGTCAAACTCAGAAAATATCTGTTGTGTACTCTCTGAGTGCTAACccatttacaaaataaaaaatggtttCCGAATCTAATTTTGTCCTGGCCCATTTTGTCATTAGTTTCAAttactgttgcttttttttcttttttatcccccttttttaaagaaaccaTGTCCTCCCTAAAATCCACAGCTTGTAGTGACAAAACGTGGACACTAGGTGTCAGTAAATGCCTGTTTTTGGATTTTCTCTCCCACTTTCGCCATGTCATGGACACACAGGACTATTTACAGAAAGGTTACAGTGCAAACAGGTTATGTTGAGGCTGGAAAATCCTCGGGCTACTTGTGCAGATACATGAGGAGCAAATAAACACGTGTTACATAATGCATGTTTGTGCAGGAGTAAGGTTAACACTTCCAGGCTAGGATGTCAAAATACTATGTACCAGTGAGGGCTtgatattttcagctgtggcaTTCCTCCCCTCGGTATCTCTTAGGTCACATGAACCCGTAAACCGGTGCTGTGTCAACAAAGTGTCAACAACAACAGCGGCCAGCGCTGACCCGGCATCCTGTCTCACTCTCCCCTGTACCCTCTTACctaatttttatttctctcgAGCGTGACCTGTTAAACGCGATTTGGTTTTTGAGTTTTATATCCGCCGCATTCACCGGTCTCTTATTCCAGGACAACAAACAGGTCCTAACCTGGTCCGCCTGCCGGTAGTCCAGGTGACCTGTAGATGTCTCTGATTGCAGcctggatggagagaagaggagcagagggcgATCATTCAGAGCCGTGACGTCGCCCCGGTGATGGTTTGCAGCCAATCAAGTCAGCGGTAGGCAGCCgagatgagacaggaagttGATCGATGAGGCCATCAAAGTAAAAGGTAAAGACAAACCTGGGTAAAGAGGGAGAATTGATGGGGATTTTATTAATATgtgagaaatttaaaaaaaaagttttcactcATTTTATCCAGAGCTGGAACTACTGCTGAAGTTATTCCTGATAAACTTCAACAGAGTTTCAGGGGATTTATTCTCATAGAGACGGAAGAAGTATTCAGGTCATCCactcaagtaaaagtatcaATACCACCACTGATAGACATCGGCCTACTGGACCTAAGTACCATTTgttggtattttattttgacagctttagttattGGTTGGTGGTCTACAGATTCAGATTAATTGAAATTACAACCAGTACTCAATAATAGTCAGATAATTATAAGACAGGCCTTTGTTAGTCCCAcggtggggaaattctcaaTGATGTGTTATTACGGATCAAGATATCTGAAAGGAAAGCAGGCAAAATTACCTCCACATGCTGAAGTGATCTGTTCTGCATCATTAGTACTTAAACGTTATTTATGTACTTTAAGTGTATTTTGACGATAACACCTTACTTATAATTCTGAACTCAGAAGTAAGTAAAACAACTGAACACTTCTTCCATCACAACCTAAAAAAGCTCCATCACAACCGAAAGTCcttcatttaaatattatttcagcaaaagtacagaaaacaaTTGCACGTATGAACTGGAACTGttaaaaatataatcagtcGTTATGCGGAAAGAAttcttatattttaaaatagtaTTGTTACAGTAACACActacattttcagcttttttatATCATGTTCCAAAGTTAAATGTACATGAGAAACATTGTGTTGTAAAGTGCCAGAAAACACGCGTACTCAAGTGAAGTATAAGCATCTCAAAAccgagtaaatgtactttgcaTTCTGTGAATTAAAAACTTGTTTAACTCAAACTCAACATTTGCCTGCTTTAATGTCAACAATgaagaaagaataaagaaaatggattTAATATTCAGTAGTGTGGAGAACCCTTTGTAAAAGCATTTAGACTTTACagttatgtaaaaaaataaaataatttaacaatgtTGGAGACTTCGGTTTGGACTGAAGCTGTTGACCTCAGCTGACCACATGGTGAACATCTTAAAGAACTACAGTCGCAGCCTTTTTACTTCTTAAATCTCATCTGCGAACACGTCATCATCCAGCAAACATCcgatgaaatgtcaaaaatgtatctAAACCGTTTTATTGCATATATTTTGATTGAAACTGCATCCAACCACGAGTTAAACAAAATTTTATAATACTGAAACATAACTTTAATGACTAACACCATCTGGTCCgccttcattttaatttgatggtCCTGATTTCACCAAAGTTCTCCCGAGCCGAGGGCATGTTTACGGATGTTTCTCATCATTTATTCACTGGGCATCTCATCTTCATCAGCTAATCAATCCAATAGTTTCCTAGTCGTTCTTCCCTTTTATTCTtaacaaccccccacccccaccaacAATTCCCTCTTGTCGAGACACATTTCAACACGTGGAGCTGAggtcatgcttttattttgaaaatcccACTCGGATGTCTCGCTCTTCCCCCCTCTGGTTTGACTGTCGCGGCTGGGTGATGATTTGCTTACTTGGAGCAGGACTGAGTTTGGAGCGGGTACTGTGAAATGTGTAAGCATGATGTTGCCCGGATAATCAGCGGAGGACGTTAGGAGACGGAGAGGTAAGAACAACTGTGACAGCCGCCACTTTCAAGCCTTCCGCTCATCGTTTCAGTCCGGCGATTCCGCTCCGGTCAACTACTTTTCGGTCTCTTGACTCATTTGAACAATTAATATTTTAAGACAATGCCACTTTTGTAGGGCGGGTTTGTTATAATTTCCCCCCTTTACAGCGCACACGTGGAAACGGACCTAAGTTTTTGGCCGCAGTCGGATTTAGGATTTTGCAAACTTGATAAAAGCTCGGACTGAATCGCAGACTGTCCGGTCCGCCGAGCTCATCAGTGGACTATTTTGGCTAAATTGGGGCTTTCGTTTTCAGACGGCACCGCGTCGGCTCAAACGCCGCGCAGTCAGTAAGTAAAGCGCGCAGCGGAGGTTAATTTGTCGCGACGTGTTTGGGTAATAAAGGCGGATTTGCGCGTCTGCACCTGATGCGCTCTGATGTTGCGGTTAGTTGAGGATGCAGCCTGTCAGCATCACTCGAGGTGCACACGAGCGGTCCGGCAGCACGAGCCGTGTCATCACTCACACTGACGTTCAGGTGTTCAAACGTGAGAGATGAAAATCCGTGCCGGGGTCGCGTTTGGCCCGCACGCGTTCATCAGTCTGATAGTTTTATAACTTATTTATGGATTTTTAGCAAGAGCGGCTTAATTGTCTTTAACGCGTCTAATCACGCACGTGTGCAGCCTAAATGAACTAATCAGCCCTCCGAGGCGTTTGTTAATAGCAGGCCTAcctgttgagtgtgtgtgtgtgtgtgtgtgaaagaggggGGCGCTTGATAAATTGAACCGTCACCTCTCAGTATGCAGACGTTATTACAGCGACGTGACCGCTCAACGAGACCTCAGACTAATCACCTGCAATGGAAACTGTTGCTTCGCGCTTATCGACCTGTTGTTGTCCATGTTTGGTTcttgattaaaataaacaaacatgcttGGTAAAAACCCCTGAAGAGATCAAGCGGTAGTTTATACATATAAactatatatattgtatttgatgttttttggggggtgaTATTATCTTTAAAATATTCCTACTGACTGACCATGTGGTGGACACTGGAGTATAATTAACTGCTTTTTACATCACACtgtgaggcagacagacacTAATGATCCTCTATCCCCTCCACCCTCCGCCCTCCGCCCAAACCACAGACCTGCAACCAGCTGAAGGCAAGCGAAGCAGGTAGGACAGCCACACCTCATGCGTGGGCTCAGCAGAAGTCCGAGTGGATACGGGTCTGACAAACATGGGTGTGCTCCAGCTCCACAATCCCACTCACCCCAGCACGCTTCTGCAACGGGCCAATCAGATGCGTCTGACCGGCACCTtgtgtgatgtcatcatcacAGTGGACGGCCAGGAGTTCCCGGCGCATCGCACCGTGCTGGCCTGCACCAGCAAAATGTTCGAGATCTTGTTCCACCGCAGCAGCCTGCGCTACGCCCTGGACTTCCTGTCCCCCAAGACCTTCCAGCAGATCCTGGAGTACGCCTACACCGCCTCGCTCCAGGCCACGGCCGAGGACCTGGACGACCTGCTGTACGCCGCTGAGATCCTGGAGATCGAGTACCTGGAGGAGCAGTGCCTGAAGGTGCTGGAGACCATCCAGGCGGAGCAGAGCGAGGAGGCGGCTGTGAGGAATCACAGCTCCGGAGACCACGGTGACCACAGCCGGGCCAGGCACTGGAGGCACATGTTAATGTCCAAGAAGCATTCCATTCAGGACGGAACCAACCGCACCACTCCGACCGCCCTGCACCACCTGGCACTGTACCACATGACGGAGAGGAGCTCTCCTGGTCCGGAGCCCGAGGCGGCTCCCGAATCGAGCCCCAAGCTGGACACGGAGGTCGACATGGAGAGCTCCCGGCGGCCTGAGCGCCGCGGCGCAGAGTTATCCCAGACCTCGTCCCTGGATCCTGCCGTGAGCATAAAATCAGAGAACATGCAAGTGGACGATACCAACGGCTGCGAGGGCAGGTCCTCCAGCACCGGGGAGGGAAGCTGCATGTCAGACCAGCCCAGAGACGAGGGCCCTGGGACGCCCCTGAGAGGCAGCGTGATCACCAGCGCTCGAGAGCTGCACTCAGGCCCCGAAGACGGAGGACAAGTGGTGGGCAACTCCCTTGACTGTTTCCCCGGGATCGCTGAGAAGCATCTGGCCTCCATATACTCTGTCCCCTCCAACCACACAGGGGAGGGGATGCTGCCTGTGTCTGTTTCAGTGGCCCCGTCCCTGGGCGTACCGCTGGACCCGAGGGCCTACAGCGGCCTGCTGCACCAGGGCTTGCTGCACAGAGAGCTCCTCAGCAGGCTGGGCCAGTTTGCAGCAGGGATGAGGCACGAGAGCCCGGCTCAAGGCCAGCAGTGTTGTGGCGAGTGTGGGCTTCAGCTGCACAGCCGGCAGGCCATGGAGCAGCACAGgtaacagtaacacacacatttatgtacaAACATTTTCCTGCAGCATCACAGTATATTTGAAACCGATTTTAACTGTCTCAAGTaatggaaaatgaaactgaatgaaaacgTGACTACAGTTGGGTAATCACTTGTCAAAGCCAAAAGAAAGAGGGCACAATTGTAGTCTCAGTGACATTTTGCTGTAAgaagagaaacaagaagaaaacaaccaCTGCGCTGCATTTTTACTGACAGAcgtgtgttttcatgttaaaataCTATGAGAGCTAACAGCTGGGAGGAGCACCAGCAGATATGTTAATTTATTCTCGGGGACACCTGCTCTCATGTCTTAACAGTGAGACGTCTCGGGAAGTTTTCAATCGGGTCTTTGTGAGGGATTTGATATAAAGAGGCCTTGGTGTCACATAGCGCCGTTACTTAAAAAGCCCGATTTCACAAAAAATCCGTTTGATTATTTGTGTAGAAGCGTGTCTCACACAACAGGCTGCCTCCCAGGCTATTTGATATGCATTCCTCTGCATCAGCGGAGAGGAGCCTCTCAGCGGGGACCGGGGCCGGACGCTTCGACTCGATGATGGATAACTTCTGCTTCACGacttgctctgttttttttttcttttgttttcgtCTGTTTGTCCTTTATTTATGTACTTGTCAGTTTAGATTttgtcacagaaaacacaaaaaagttaCAGAGGGGCTCAATGACAAATCTCATTAGGCTTGATTGCAGATGCTTACATAATTGTGCGAGCTTGGCGGCGTTTGACTCATCACTAATCATTAGAACCAAGACGGTCTGTGAGCCAGAAGGGGAGCTGCCTTATGATTGTCTTCCTCTGTCGGCACACCTGTGCCTGACATTTCGGTCTCGTGTCGCTCCAGAGCTGTGCTGAAACGAAGCATCCTGTGGGATACTCGGCGAGGCGAGTTTCGTACTCGTGGAGACAGGCGGACGTCCGCGGCTTGAAGGAGCTGCATTGGTGGCGCAGCTTGAGGATGTGATgaagtttctgtgtgtctgtaaccAGGTCACTGAGCATACACCTGGTCTGCGGATTGACATTTTGTGGTGCTCTCCTCCTGTATTCTCCCGGCACGGTTTCAGTACGACAAACTTCAGGGATTTAGCAGATTTGGTTTGGAATTTTTGCTTCAAGACGTTCCACTAAAGTAAAGAAaccaaaagagagaaattatgTTCCAGATTTAGAAATATGCagtactctttttttttttttgttaacataTGATGCCTACAATGGGGATGACAATACAAAACTGCAACCACTGGTATTTCAGCTTATTTAGGCTACCGAAACCTCTGAAATTAACTGTGGAATTAAAATAACATCATTACATTGTATGGTgaacacagtattttttttgcctttttaaatattttttggtCATATTTGTGGTATATTACTTTGgtagagaggaagacagaaacaatGGGAAGGTGAAATGCAGGACTCGAACTTTGTGACTACATGGTCAGTGCTTTAAACCCCCAGGCCACCAGGATGCGCcatatttttttgcctttattaaATATTGTGTGAAGAAAGGGAATATGTGTACATCATGTTTATGTGGTTGTCACCTCAGACTGCTCCTCCAAATTTTTGATTTCTGAAAGTCTGATGCAAACCATCACGTTGATCATCTTAAAAAGTTGGTCAAATCTTCAtacttaaaaagacaaaaacaaaaaaaaaaaaaagtgcgcCTGATTATTCTGTGTCCttcatattttaatgtggaTTTCACACGTTAGATTCCATCTGGGGATTTATTTTGTCCACAGTGTGTTCAATCCCGGGCTCTTATGAGGCCATTTCCTCTGCTGTTAGTGGGGTGATACAAGGATAACAGTACAGATGCCTTGCATGCTTGGATGTGTGTGATATGATATGATAGGTTTTGCTGCCGGCGGAGCTTCAGCGAAtcatcttcttttctccttttcattgCAGTTACAggataagtgtgtgtgcatgttgggaTGTGGTTTTGCGTGCATgtagtctgagtgtgtgtgtgtgtgtgtgtgtgtgtgcgggccTCAGTGTCTTGCAGTGCTGGCGGGTGCAGGCACGCGTATGTCTGCACTCTGAAATTAGCCAGATATCCTATTGTCTGTGTTCTTTTAGCATTCATGCGTTGTGATTCACAACTCCAAGGGCCTCTTACACTAATGATGTTGCATTCAGTCAGAGATTCTTGCCGGAATTAAAACATGCTCCTCTTGTTACGGGCACAATGATGCTTCTGGGTTTGGGAGACCTTACagaaaagggggagaaaaagaaaagaaaaaaaaaaggcacagaaaCGAGGTACTTTTATTATCACGAGTGCGTTTTTCGCTCTGTTCTCGTCTCTGTTAACACACTCACATTagtgtttgtctttccacaggAGGCTGCATAACGAGGAGAAAGGCCACGGCTGTGAATACTGTGGCAAACACTTCCAGGACAGCATGCGGCTGCGGATGCACATGCTGTCGCACACAGGTACTTAGTAactctcacactctcatctCAGAGTATTCAGTGCTTATGAAGCCTCTTGATAGTGTGGCCTTTCAAATGCACCTGTTCATACTACTCCCACCCCccccatcctcatcctcctcttcctcctaccAGTTAGTGCTGCTCCGAATACTTGGATCATGCTTTCTTTTCCATGCTTAGGTCTGTGtacctctccctccctccctcc comes from Scatophagus argus isolate fScaArg1 chromosome 5, fScaArg1.pri, whole genome shotgun sequence and encodes:
- the zbtb16b gene encoding zinc finger and BTB domain-containing protein 16-A isoform X1; protein product: MGVLQLHNPTHPSTLLQRANQMRLTGTLCDVIITVDGQEFPAHRTVLACTSKMFEILFHRSSLRYALDFLSPKTFQQILEYAYTASLQATAEDLDDLLYAAEILEIEYLEEQCLKVLETIQAEQSEEAAVRNHSSGDHGDHSRARHWRHMLMSKKHSIQDGTNRTTPTALHHLALYHMTERSSPGPEPEAAPESSPKLDTEVDMESSRRPERRGAELSQTSSLDPAVSIKSENMQVDDTNGCEGRSSSTGEGSCMSDQPRDEGPGTPLRGSVITSARELHSGPEDGGQVVGNSLDCFPGIAEKHLASIYSVPSNHTGEGMLPVSVSVAPSLGVPLDPRAYSGLLHQGLLHRELLSRLGQFAAGMRHESPAQGQQCCGECGLQLHSRQAMEQHRRLHNEEKGHGCEYCGKHFQDSMRLRMHMLSHTGMCRRREASAVERTPSPSVASQADSLLTVQRLITGHAPAEALVCDQCGATFSSEDALEAHRQTHTGTDMAVFCLLCAKRFQTQKALQQHMEVHAGMHSYICSHCDRPFPSHTTLKRHLRSHTGDHPFECEFCGSCFRDDGTLRGHKRIHTGEKPYECNGCGKRFSLKHQLETHYRVHTGEKPFECKLCHQRSRDYSAMIKHLRTHNGASPYQCTICQDFCPSLAAMQKHMKGHKPEDVPADWRIEKTYLYVCYV
- the zbtb16b gene encoding zinc finger and BTB domain-containing protein 16-A isoform X2, coding for MGVLQLHNPTHPSTLLQRANQMRLTGTLCDVIITVDGQEFPAHRTVLACTSKMFEILFHRSSLRYALDFLSPKTFQQILEYAYTASLQATAEDLDDLLYAAEILEIEYLEEQCLKVLETIQAEQSEEAAVRNHSSGDHGDHSRARHWRHMLMSKKHSIQDGTNRTTPTALHHLALYHMTERSSPGPEPEAAPESSPKLDTEVDMESSRRPERRGAELSQTSSLDPAVSIKSENMQVDDTNGCEGRSSSTGEGSCMSDQPRDEGPGTPLRGSVITSARELHSGPEDGGQVVGNSLDCFPGIAEKHLASIYSVPSNHTGEGMLPVSVSVAPSLGVPLDPRAYSGLLHQGLLHRELLSRLGQFAAGMRHESPAQGQQCCGECGLQLHSRQAMEQHRRLHNEEKGHGCEYCGKHFQDSMRLRMHMLSHTAPAEALVCDQCGATFSSEDALEAHRQTHTGTDMAVFCLLCAKRFQTQKALQQHMEVHAGMHSYICSHCDRPFPSHTTLKRHLRSHTGDHPFECEFCGSCFRDDGTLRGHKRIHTGEKPYECNGCGKRFSLKHQLETHYRVHTGEKPFECKLCHQRSRDYSAMIKHLRTHNGASPYQCTICQDFCPSLAAMQKHMKGHKPEDVPADWRIEKTYLYVCYV